A genomic stretch from Verrucomicrobiota bacterium includes:
- a CDS encoding dienelactone hydrolase family protein has product MSPKCFLSSLILVTSLLPGTLFAEETTTLPGTQPLTMEGDLSAQMVAGIDKFLMREIDRSIVERQKLWQRDFSSREVYEKSVQPNRERFGKYIGAVDPRLSVIALEYVSSTTSPLKLAETDAFTVFAVRWPVFENVYGEGLLLQPKNAPLARVVAIPDADQTPEMLVGLSPDIARERQFARRLAESGCQVLVPTLINREDTSSGSEKLKRFTNQPHREWIYRQAFEMGRHIIGYEVQKVLAAVDWFAHENSGGPSLPIGVAGYAEGGLIAFYSAALDTRIDATLVSGYFDSRQHLWEEPIYRNVFGLLHEFGDAEIASLIAPRSLIVEHSIVPKVDGPPKPHDGRGGAAPGKLKTPDYESVEVEFNRAKMLLKSGGEKFVRLELITGTEGMATGPGSDRALTAFLKQLGLKIEQVKESATVPADARKDFDPAQRQQRQVKQLEDHTQRLLRQSERVRTSFFWNWTKVRSPDEWASASKELKTNFWEEVIGKFPAASLPANPRSRKLRENSKWTAYEVVLDVWPDVYAWGYLLLPKDIKPGERRPVVVCQHGLEGVPDDTVSEDPKGGGYPYYKAFSARLAEKGFVVFAPHNPYRGQDKFRVLQRKANPLKKSLFSVILAQHDRILDWLSEQPFVDPKRIGFYGLSYGGKTAMRVPSLLDRYCLSICSADFNEWIVKNVTVDSPYSYMFSGEYEMVEFNLGHTFNYAEMAALIAPRPFMVERGHGDGVAPDEWVAYEYAKVRRFYDQLGIGDRTALEVFNGPHTINGMGTYEFLEKHLNWQPPR; this is encoded by the coding sequence ATGAGCCCAAAATGTTTCCTGAGTTCGCTGATTCTGGTGACAAGCCTGTTGCCAGGGACACTGTTTGCGGAGGAAACGACCACACTGCCCGGAACCCAACCGCTCACCATGGAAGGTGATCTCTCCGCGCAGATGGTGGCGGGCATCGACAAATTCTTGATGCGTGAGATTGACCGCTCCATTGTTGAGCGGCAGAAACTATGGCAACGCGATTTTTCCTCGCGCGAGGTGTATGAAAAATCAGTCCAGCCGAATCGCGAGCGCTTTGGCAAATACATCGGCGCGGTTGATCCACGCCTGTCGGTCATTGCGCTTGAATACGTCAGCAGCACGACAAGCCCCTTGAAGCTCGCCGAGACCGACGCCTTCACGGTGTTCGCCGTTCGCTGGCCGGTGTTTGAGAATGTTTATGGCGAAGGGTTGCTGCTGCAGCCCAAGAACGCGCCGCTGGCTCGCGTCGTCGCCATTCCTGACGCCGATCAAACGCCAGAAATGCTGGTGGGATTGTCACCGGACATCGCGCGAGAGCGGCAATTCGCGCGACGACTGGCGGAGAGCGGCTGCCAGGTGCTCGTGCCGACGTTGATCAATCGCGAAGATACCTCGTCGGGAAGTGAGAAGCTGAAACGCTTCACCAATCAACCGCATCGCGAATGGATTTACCGGCAGGCTTTCGAGATGGGGCGGCACATCATTGGTTACGAAGTGCAGAAGGTATTGGCGGCTGTCGATTGGTTTGCCCATGAGAATTCCGGCGGGCCTTCGCTCCCCATCGGAGTGGCTGGCTACGCCGAGGGCGGCCTCATTGCGTTTTACAGTGCGGCACTGGACACACGTATTGATGCTACGCTCGTGAGTGGTTACTTCGATTCGCGACAGCATCTTTGGGAAGAACCGATTTACCGCAACGTGTTTGGACTCCTCCATGAATTCGGCGACGCTGAAATCGCCAGTCTCATCGCCCCGCGCAGTTTGATCGTCGAGCACAGCATCGTTCCCAAAGTCGATGGGCCGCCGAAACCACACGACGGACGTGGCGGCGCCGCCCCCGGTAAATTGAAAACGCCCGATTACGAATCGGTCGAGGTGGAGTTTAACCGGGCAAAAATGTTGTTGAAAAGCGGTGGGGAAAAATTTGTGCGGTTGGAATTGATTACCGGCACCGAGGGGATGGCAACCGGCCCGGGTTCGGATCGGGCATTGACAGCGTTCCTGAAGCAGTTGGGGTTGAAGATTGAACAGGTCAAGGAGTCCGCCACTGTTCCCGCTGACGCACGCAAGGACTTTGATCCGGCGCAACGACAACAACGGCAGGTCAAACAGTTGGAGGATCACACTCAGCGGCTTCTCCGCCAGTCGGAGCGGGTCCGCACTTCATTTTTCTGGAACTGGACGAAAGTTCGCTCGCCTGACGAGTGGGCGTCGGCGAGCAAGGAATTGAAAACTAATTTCTGGGAGGAGGTCATCGGCAAGTTTCCCGCCGCCAGTCTGCCGGCCAATCCGCGCAGTCGCAAACTCCGCGAGAATTCTAAGTGGACCGCCTACGAAGTCGTGCTCGATGTCTGGCCCGATGTTTATGCGTGGGGATATTTATTGTTGCCCAAGGACATCAAACCCGGCGAACGTCGTCCGGTGGTTGTTTGCCAGCACGGATTGGAAGGCGTGCCGGACGACACGGTCAGCGAAGACCCGAAAGGCGGCGGTTACCCTTACTACAAGGCGTTTTCCGCGCGATTGGCTGAAAAGGGATTCGTTGTTTTCGCTCCGCACAATCCGTATCGCGGGCAGGACAAGTTCCGCGTGCTGCAGCGCAAGGCCAACCCGCTGAAGAAATCGCTTTTCTCTGTTATCCTCGCGCAGCACGACCGCATCCTGGACTGGCTTTCTGAGCAACCGTTTGTTGACCCCAAGCGCATCGGTTTCTACGGATTGTCCTACGGCGGCAAGACGGCAATGCGCGTGCCGTCGTTGCTCGATCGTTACTGCCTTTCAATCTGCTCTGCCGATTTCAATGAATGGATTGTGAAGAACGTGACGGTGGACTCGCCCTACAGCTACATGTTCAGCGGCGAATACGAGATGGTCGAATTCAACCTCGGCCACACCTTCAACTACGCGGAGATGGCGGCGTTGATTGCGCCTCGCCCCTTCATGGTGGAGCGCGGTCACGGCGATGGCGTCGCGCCGGACGAATGGGTCGCCTACGAATACGCGAAGGTGCGGCGGTTCTACGATCAACTCGGCATCGGCGACCGCACTGCACTTGAAGTGTTCAACGGCCCGCATACCATCAATGGCATGGGGACGTATGAGTTTTTGGAGAAGCACTTGAATTGGCAACCACCAAGGTAA
- a CDS encoding response regulator transcription factor produces MKTKILVVEDDPHILLGLEEILKSEAFDVAVCNRGDRAVEAVGKHRPSLIVLDVMLPGLSGYDICKQLRAKKIGTPVLMLTAKGQEIDKVVGLELGADDHVTKPFGVRELLARIHALLRRGARDVGASTASDMVFNIGETTIDSKTFQLKRGRNVEELTAKELKLLQLFHAHPGEVLSRDRLLSEVWGYNYYGTTRTLDQVIVSLRKKLGDNSGEPRHLLTVHGVGYKLAT; encoded by the coding sequence ATGAAGACCAAGATTCTCGTCGTTGAAGATGATCCTCACATTCTCCTGGGGTTGGAAGAGATTCTGAAAAGTGAAGCCTTCGACGTGGCGGTTTGCAATCGCGGCGATCGCGCGGTTGAAGCCGTCGGCAAACATCGTCCGTCGCTCATCGTGCTGGACGTGATGCTCCCCGGTCTGAGCGGTTACGACATCTGCAAACAGCTTCGCGCCAAAAAAATCGGCACGCCGGTTTTGATGCTCACGGCCAAAGGTCAGGAGATTGACAAGGTCGTGGGCCTCGAACTGGGTGCGGACGATCATGTGACCAAGCCGTTCGGTGTGCGCGAATTGCTGGCGCGCATCCACGCGCTGCTGCGGCGCGGCGCGCGGGACGTTGGGGCTTCGACCGCAAGCGACATGGTATTCAATATCGGCGAGACGACGATTGACTCGAAAACTTTTCAACTCAAGCGCGGCAGGAACGTCGAGGAATTGACGGCAAAGGAGTTGAAGCTGCTGCAACTGTTTCACGCGCATCCCGGCGAGGTCCTGTCGCGCGACCGGTTGTTGAGCGAGGTTTGGGGTTACAACTATTACGGCACGACACGCACACTGGACCAGGTAATCGTTTCCCTGCGAAAAAAACTGGGGGACAACAGCGGTGAGCCAAGACATCTACTCACCGTGCACGGGGTCGGTTACAAACTCGCGACCTGA
- a CDS encoding HAMP domain-containing histidine kinase, producing MKKVALLFVLAVLVPSVLLAFLAARTLRDQQFVVERQQSLLYQAVTDALAKDINDYLTEQQRQFNELVENLVTNPQPRAAAATFDDRLRAAWPLAEVGFCVTLGGNLLCPSPTARPETRSFCLDNGGFLANRESVEVYWNDNYTKGQNQIALRGGEQQAEAQQSFANRYGLNSARGEVTNYSPPVANLKSQSRKVNPAQQLAQVPAQNEPDPSLFNASKVMSTEAEFRQLIGDANDGSVARFVQNKLRLMFWHRLARDPQLVFGAQVDLDSITSIIRLMVKSKAKSNYIIMSGQGRSVNSLHNFSKFNPTLPTLPDEICLVVLDDNAKPVATSDPWLAMHLDLHSGIKSTEPIDSTFRKQFKTSLKHPFVATEIGEALPHWEVAAYLMNPEALKKTALTIRISLGLLIAVLLIAMIVGSWLIVNDLNRQVTLARQKTDFVSNVSHELKTPLTSIRMFSELLADGRISDPAKQRSYLHIITAEAARLTRLINNVLDFARLERGEKKYNFRDCDLVEVARETAESYRPHLENNGFTLERRLGDAPLKVRGDADALAQILVNLLSNAEKYSNESKQIEIETARHETPLPYAEVRVLDRGLGVPAGCEEKIFENFYRAHDSLASGIQGSGLGLTLARQMARAHGGDVTYERRAGGGSCFVLRVPLKPI from the coding sequence ATGAAAAAGGTCGCACTATTGTTTGTGCTCGCCGTGTTGGTGCCGAGCGTGTTGCTCGCATTTCTGGCGGCGCGCACCCTGCGCGACCAGCAGTTCGTCGTCGAGCGCCAGCAATCCTTGCTCTACCAGGCGGTGACTGATGCGCTGGCCAAGGATATCAACGACTACCTCACCGAGCAGCAACGGCAGTTCAATGAGCTGGTCGAGAACCTTGTGACGAATCCGCAACCCCGCGCCGCCGCGGCGACCTTCGACGACCGCTTGCGCGCCGCCTGGCCGCTGGCTGAAGTCGGTTTCTGCGTCACGCTTGGCGGCAACCTCCTTTGTCCCTCGCCGACCGCGCGACCGGAGACGCGGTCGTTCTGTCTGGACAACGGCGGCTTCCTGGCCAACCGCGAAAGCGTGGAGGTGTACTGGAATGACAACTACACCAAAGGCCAGAACCAAATCGCCCTCCGCGGCGGCGAACAGCAGGCCGAGGCACAACAATCATTCGCCAACCGCTACGGCCTCAATTCTGCGCGCGGAGAGGTTACGAACTATTCCCCGCCCGTCGCCAATCTCAAGTCGCAGTCGCGCAAAGTGAATCCCGCGCAGCAGTTGGCCCAGGTCCCTGCCCAGAACGAGCCGGACCCCTCGCTGTTCAACGCTTCGAAGGTTATGTCCACGGAAGCGGAGTTCCGCCAACTGATCGGCGACGCGAACGACGGCAGCGTGGCGCGCTTCGTCCAAAACAAGCTCCGCCTGATGTTCTGGCATCGCCTGGCCCGCGATCCACAACTGGTCTTCGGCGCGCAGGTGGATTTGGACAGCATCACCAGCATTATTCGCCTGATGGTGAAGAGCAAGGCCAAGTCGAACTACATAATAATGTCTGGGCAAGGTAGAAGTGTGAATAGCCTTCACAATTTCTCCAAGTTCAATCCCACTTTGCCCACGCTACCCGATGAGATTTGTTTGGTGGTGCTCGACGACAACGCGAAACCCGTCGCAACGTCGGATCCATGGCTTGCAATGCATTTGGATTTACATTCCGGCATCAAGTCAACAGAGCCGATTGATTCAACTTTTCGTAAGCAGTTCAAAACCTCATTGAAACATCCCTTTGTGGCCACCGAAATCGGCGAAGCGTTGCCACATTGGGAAGTGGCGGCGTATCTGATGAATCCCGAAGCACTGAAAAAGACGGCGTTGACGATCCGCATATCGCTGGGCCTGCTCATCGCCGTGCTCCTTATCGCCATGATCGTCGGAAGCTGGCTGATCGTGAACGACCTCAACCGCCAGGTGACGCTCGCGCGCCAGAAAACCGATTTCGTCAGCAACGTCTCGCATGAACTGAAAACACCGCTAACGTCCATCCGCATGTTTTCCGAGCTGCTCGCCGATGGGCGCATCAGCGACCCGGCCAAGCAGCGTTCCTATCTGCACATCATCACCGCGGAAGCCGCCCGGCTCACGCGGCTCATCAACAACGTGCTCGACTTCGCCCGGCTCGAGCGCGGCGAGAAAAAATACAACTTCCGGGATTGCGACCTCGTCGAGGTGGCTCGCGAGACGGCGGAAAGCTACCGGCCGCACCTTGAGAACAACGGCTTCACGCTCGAGCGCCGGCTCGGTGACGCGCCGCTCAAGGTTCGCGGCGATGCCGACGCCCTGGCGCAAATTCTCGTGAACCTGCTGTCCAACGCAGAGAAGTATTCCAACGAAAGCAAGCAGATCGAGATCGAGACGGCTCGGCACGAGACTCCCCTGCCCTACGCGGAAGTGCGCGTACTGGATCGCGGGTTGGGCGTGCCGGCTGGTTGCGAGGAAAAGATTTTTGAGAATTTCTATCGCGCCCACGATTCGCTGGCGAGCGGCATCCAGGGCTCCGGCCTCGGGCTGACGCTCGCGCGGCAGATGGCGCGGGCGCATGGTGGGGATGTGACCTACGAGCGGCGCGCAGGCGGAGGAAGTTGTTTTGTGTTACGCGTGCCGCTGAAGCCGATTTAA
- a CDS encoding sugar phosphate isomerase/epimerase → MSEPTNPSNDRSTTSPMDRRDFLKGAMLAAGAAGTVLATSVSETAQAAPASKPGAPWDPNGRIGIGVNLEYVRHADKNLAYGIKCAGQIGYQYVEPCMLDGRCLLSNAGYCHVTSMDTDPKIIKDLCAEAGVKISGLSSHSDLLNPEYGVLYARRGIRYARALGVNVVQITEDMYPPKWIDETEAYNIMRITLRSIAETCEENGVYIAVEQHGPYTAKIERMKRILSLVDSPWIKCNFDCGNTFLAGSDPYEMLEAVIDKVVHVHAKDISVKQAEAERGKVTGTAVGCACGDGVIDWKKLVVRLKKAGYKGVLSVECGTEEQAVRSHAHLTKVLQELGA, encoded by the coding sequence ATGTCAGAACCAACGAATCCGAGCAATGATCGTTCGACAACTTCCCCGATGGACCGCCGCGATTTTCTCAAGGGCGCAATGCTGGCCGCCGGCGCGGCTGGCACCGTGCTGGCCACATCGGTGAGCGAGACGGCCCAGGCGGCTCCGGCAAGCAAGCCCGGCGCGCCGTGGGACCCCAACGGCCGCATCGGCATCGGCGTCAACCTCGAATACGTCCGGCACGCCGACAAGAATCTCGCCTACGGGATCAAGTGCGCGGGCCAGATCGGTTATCAGTACGTCGAACCTTGCATGCTCGATGGCCGCTGCCTGCTCTCCAACGCCGGCTATTGCCACGTGACCAGCATGGATACTGATCCGAAGATCATCAAAGACCTGTGCGCGGAAGCCGGCGTGAAGATCAGCGGGTTGTCATCGCACTCGGACCTCCTCAATCCCGAATACGGCGTGCTCTATGCCCGGCGCGGCATCCGCTACGCCCGGGCGCTCGGCGTGAACGTCGTCCAGATCACTGAAGACATGTATCCGCCCAAGTGGATTGACGAGACCGAGGCGTACAACATCATGCGCATCACGCTTCGCTCAATCGCCGAGACGTGCGAGGAGAACGGCGTTTATATCGCCGTCGAGCAGCACGGGCCGTACACCGCGAAGATCGAGCGCATGAAGCGCATTCTGTCGCTCGTGGACTCGCCGTGGATCAAATGCAATTTCGATTGCGGCAATACCTTTCTGGCCGGCTCCGATCCGTACGAAATGCTCGAAGCCGTCATTGACAAGGTCGTGCACGTGCATGCGAAGGACATCTCGGTCAAGCAGGCGGAGGCGGAGCGGGGCAAGGTCACCGGCACGGCGGTCGGCTGCGCGTGCGGCGACGGCGTCATTGACTGGAAAAAACTCGTGGTCCGATTGAAGAAGGCCGGTTACAAAGGCGTGCTCTCGGTCGAGTGCGGCACCGAGGAACAGGCGGTTCGATCACATGCGCATCTGACGAAAGTGCTGCAGGAACTGGGAGCCTGA
- a CDS encoding TIM barrel protein, whose protein sequence is MSKSFQYKFCFGPWNISEGQDPYGPTTRPPQNFDWKLAQLKQLGFEAMMFHDDDAVPDLDLKSDAQVRKEARELKRRLDGEGIVAEFVAPRLWFAPQTIDGAYTSNDKKCRQYAIDRTRRAIDIGKILGTDLLVLWLAREGTYLREAKSGKRSVELLVEAFDAMLAHDRKVRLAIEPKPNEPMDHAYLPTIGHALAVGQLTRDPKRVGALIETAHCILAGLDPADEIDFAMTFGKLWSLHLNDQNGLKFDQDKPFGSANLRSAFDQVRALERNGYGHHGEYVGLDVHPFRTTKVEHWLAHLDNSRRTFLRLVQKARTFNEAKAKELIADRNYQALDQMVLEHLMGK, encoded by the coding sequence ATGTCCAAATCATTTCAATACAAATTCTGTTTCGGCCCGTGGAACATCAGTGAAGGTCAGGACCCTTACGGCCCCACGACCCGCCCGCCCCAAAACTTTGACTGGAAACTCGCCCAACTCAAGCAGCTCGGCTTTGAGGCGATGATGTTCCACGACGACGACGCGGTGCCAGACCTCGATCTCAAATCGGATGCGCAAGTTCGCAAGGAAGCCCGCGAACTCAAGAGGCGACTGGATGGTGAAGGCATCGTCGCGGAGTTTGTCGCACCGCGGTTATGGTTCGCCCCGCAGACCATCGACGGTGCGTACACGAGCAATGACAAGAAATGTCGCCAGTACGCCATTGACCGCACCCGTCGCGCCATTGACATCGGTAAGATCCTGGGCACGGATCTCCTCGTTCTCTGGCTCGCTCGTGAAGGCACGTATCTGCGCGAAGCTAAAAGCGGGAAACGCAGCGTTGAGCTTTTGGTCGAGGCTTTCGACGCCATGCTGGCGCACGACCGCAAAGTGCGTCTGGCCATCGAACCAAAACCCAACGAGCCGATGGATCACGCCTACCTTCCAACCATCGGTCACGCGCTGGCCGTCGGACAATTGACCCGTGATCCAAAACGCGTCGGGGCGTTGATCGAAACCGCCCACTGCATTCTCGCCGGACTTGATCCCGCCGATGAAATTGATTTCGCGATGACTTTCGGCAAACTTTGGTCGCTGCATCTTAACGATCAAAACGGATTGAAATTCGACCAGGACAAACCTTTCGGCAGCGCCAACCTTCGCAGCGCCTTCGACCAGGTCCGCGCATTGGAACGGAACGGTTACGGTCACCACGGCGAATACGTAGGCCTCGACGTGCATCCCTTCCGCACCACCAAGGTCGAGCATTGGCTGGCGCACCTCGACAACAGCCGCCGCACGTTTCTCCGTCTGGTCCAAAAAGCGCGCACCTTCAACGAAGCGAAGGCGAAGGAACTTATCGCCGACCGCAACTACCAAGCGCTCGACCAGATGGTCCTCGAACATCTGATGGGTAAGTAA
- a CDS encoding D-hexose-6-phosphate mutarotase — protein sequence MTEARQSESAASSNLSGRVTFLDGNGGLPMIEVETPWSTAEIYLHGAQVTHFQRRNEPPVLFLSHVSRFAEGQPIRGGIPIVLPWFGPREGEPTHGFARLKAWELKDIFQSPDGSTSLRLRLAECAEAASFPPFTADYVVTVSEVLKLRLTITNASPEAELTFENCLHTYFSVGDVEAISLTGLAGVRYLDKCDNLVEKTEIAAPLKITQEVDRVYLDAPGAVEILDAKLRRRIRVEKTGSASTVLWNPWIAKAQQMPDFGNEEYQQMVCVESGNVGRNKITLPPGKSSTMKVTLTSAPA from the coding sequence ATGACGGAAGCCAGGCAATCCGAATCGGCAGCAAGCTCCAACCTCTCCGGGCGGGTGACGTTCCTGGATGGCAATGGCGGGCTGCCCATGATCGAAGTCGAAACGCCATGGAGCACGGCGGAGATTTATCTGCACGGCGCGCAGGTCACTCACTTCCAAAGAAGGAACGAGCCGCCGGTATTATTTTTAAGTCATGTGAGCCGGTTTGCCGAAGGGCAGCCCATTCGCGGCGGCATTCCGATCGTGCTGCCTTGGTTTGGACCGCGAGAAGGTGAGCCCACGCACGGATTTGCCCGGCTGAAAGCCTGGGAGCTGAAGGACATTTTTCAATCGCCGGATGGCAGCACCAGTCTGCGGCTGCGGTTGGCGGAATGCGCGGAAGCCGCCAGCTTCCCGCCGTTCACGGCGGATTACGTTGTCACGGTCAGCGAAGTGTTGAAATTGCGTCTCACCATCACCAATGCGTCGCCGGAGGCCGAATTGACTTTCGAGAATTGTCTTCATACTTACTTCAGCGTGGGCGATGTGGAGGCGATCTCCCTCACCGGACTGGCGGGCGTGCGCTATCTCGACAAGTGCGACAACCTTGTGGAGAAAACGGAAATCGCCGCGCCGTTGAAAATCACTCAGGAAGTGGACCGCGTTTATCTCGACGCCCCAGGCGCGGTGGAAATCCTGGATGCGAAGTTGCGCCGAAGAATTCGCGTTGAAAAGACGGGTTCGGCTTCGACGGTGTTGTGGAATCCCTGGATCGCCAAGGCGCAACAAATGCCGGATTTCGGCAACGAGGAGTATCAGCAGATGGTTTGCGTCGAGTCCGGCAACGTCGGCCGGAACAAAATCACCCTGCCGCCGGGCAAGTCCTCCACCATGAAAGTCACTTTGACAAGCGCCCCCGCGTAA
- a CDS encoding TonB-dependent receptor codes for MKSCVPHPSSVSQQGGRHKQWRLRLAILILGCAGLTTLVADETNRVDLKKLSLSDLANLEVTSVSRKVEKLSEAASAITVITQEDIHRSGATSLPEALRLAPNLEVAQVDSRQWAISARGFNSTTANKFLVLMDGRTVYTPLFSGVFWDAQDTLLEDIDRIEVISGPGATVWGANAVNGVINILTKSARETQGLLLYGGGGTEERAFGGLRYGGQLGTNAYYRVYTKYFNRDETPLPHGADGQDNWQMGQGGFRVDWYPTEINQLTLQGDGYGAAINQIAKGDIRIGGGNLLGRWSHTFSEESELKVQLYYDRTHRRIPDTFAEDLDTYDLDLQHRFPLGERQDIVWGLGYRLAEDRVGNTANLAFLPAHLSFQLFSGFLQDEITLVPDRLRLTLGSKFEHNDFSGFEFQPSARLSWTVTQRQTLWAAVSRAARTPSRIDQDFFVPGNPPFAFAGGPKFVSEELLAYELGYRVQPFERLSASIAAFYNDYDKLRSLEPGPPFTIANGLTGEAYGAELAARYQLTSWWRWQAGYTYLQKHIRLKPGSMDFNQARGEGSDPENQFSVRSSMDLPGNLMLDGALRYVDLLHNIANGVRGTVPGYVELDVRLSWMPTKNLELSVVGQNLLDRQHPEFGFPTSRHEMERGVFGKVTWRY; via the coding sequence ATGAAATCCTGTGTCCCACATCCCTCGTCGGTCAGCCAGCAAGGCGGCCGGCACAAGCAATGGCGTTTGCGTTTGGCGATTCTGATATTGGGGTGCGCGGGGCTAACGACGCTTGTCGCTGACGAGACAAACCGTGTTGATTTGAAAAAATTATCACTTTCCGATCTCGCCAACCTCGAAGTGACGTCGGTCTCGCGCAAGGTGGAGAAATTATCAGAGGCGGCGTCGGCCATCACAGTCATCACCCAGGAGGACATCCACCGTTCCGGGGCCACCAGTTTGCCGGAGGCCTTGCGGCTGGCGCCCAATCTGGAAGTGGCACAGGTCGATTCGCGTCAATGGGCGATCAGCGCGCGCGGGTTCAACAGCACGACGGCCAACAAGTTTCTGGTGCTGATGGATGGCCGCACGGTTTATACGCCACTGTTTTCGGGAGTGTTTTGGGACGCGCAGGACACGCTGTTGGAGGACATTGACCGGATTGAAGTCATCAGCGGGCCGGGGGCCACGGTCTGGGGCGCCAACGCCGTCAATGGGGTGATCAACATTCTGACCAAAAGCGCCCGGGAGACGCAGGGCTTGTTGCTCTATGGCGGCGGCGGCACTGAGGAACGAGCCTTCGGGGGTTTGCGTTATGGCGGTCAACTGGGCACGAACGCGTACTACCGGGTTTACACCAAATATTTTAATCGGGATGAAACTCCGCTCCCGCACGGCGCGGACGGCCAAGACAACTGGCAGATGGGGCAGGGCGGTTTTCGAGTGGATTGGTATCCGACGGAGATAAATCAACTGACCTTGCAAGGTGATGGTTACGGTGCCGCCATCAATCAAATTGCCAAGGGAGACATTCGCATTGGCGGCGGCAATCTGCTCGGTCGCTGGTCGCACACGTTTTCGGAGGAGAGCGAACTGAAGGTTCAATTGTATTACGACCGGACGCACCGGCGGATTCCCGACACCTTCGCCGAGGACTTGGACACGTATGACTTGGATCTGCAACATCGCTTTCCCCTGGGTGAACGACAGGACATCGTCTGGGGACTGGGTTACCGGCTCGCCGAGGATCGCGTGGGGAACACGGCCAATCTGGCGTTTCTCCCGGCCCACCTCTCATTCCAACTGTTCAGCGGCTTTCTCCAGGACGAAATCACGCTCGTGCCTGATCGTTTGCGGCTGACGCTGGGATCGAAATTTGAGCACAACGATTTCAGCGGGTTTGAATTTCAGCCCAGCGCACGGCTTTCGTGGACGGTGACGCAGCGACAAACCCTCTGGGCCGCCGTTTCGCGGGCGGCGCGGACACCGTCGCGGATTGATCAGGATTTTTTCGTGCCCGGCAATCCGCCATTTGCCTTCGCCGGCGGACCGAAATTTGTTTCCGAAGAGTTGCTGGCTTATGAACTGGGCTATCGCGTTCAACCTTTCGAGCGGCTGTCGGCATCGATTGCCGCGTTTTACAATGACTATGACAAATTGCGGAGTTTGGAGCCTGGGCCGCCGTTTACAATCGCCAACGGCCTGACCGGAGAGGCGTATGGCGCCGAACTGGCGGCCAGGTATCAATTGACGAGTTGGTGGCGCTGGCAGGCCGGCTACACCTACTTGCAGAAACACATCCGGCTGAAACCGGGCAGCATGGACTTCAACCAGGCGCGCGGCGAGGGCAGCGATCCCGAGAACCAGTTTTCCGTGCGCTCGTCGATGGACTTGCCGGGGAACTTGATGCTGGACGGCGCGCTACGCTATGTCGATCTGCTGCACAACATCGCCAATGGGGTGAGAGGCACCGTGCCGGGTTACGTTGAACTGGATGTCCGGTTGAGCTGGATGCCGACCAAAAACCTGGAGTTGTCGGTCGTCGGCCAAAATCTTCTGGATCGTCAGCATCCGGAATTTGGGTTTCCCACCTCGCGCCACGAGATGGAACGCGGCGTTTTCGGAAAGGTCACATGGCGTTATTAG
- a CDS encoding YfiR family protein, producing the protein MALLAWEGSADSCLKSASAAPVCARVAAALATDLAGRRARILRAVLLCLWSMVGLSTQSQIAEYDVKAEYLYRFALFVDWPPEAFPGANTPITIGVLGNDPFGKRLDEVVKNEKVHGRELHVERFGRVEEIIRLAAEKNKVCHILFISQSESGKLDNILAGLKGRHILTVGESNRFAERGGIVGFVMKERKVRFKLNMVIATGEKLTISAQLQGVAAELIQEKKDE; encoded by the coding sequence ATGGCGTTATTAGCATGGGAGGGTAGCGCCGATTCGTGTTTGAAGTCCGCGTCCGCGGCGCCGGTGTGCGCCCGGGTTGCGGCTGCGCTGGCAACGGACCTTGCGGGGCGACGCGCGAGGATTCTCCGCGCGGTGCTGCTCTGCCTCTGGAGCATGGTGGGGCTGTCAACGCAGAGTCAGATTGCCGAGTATGACGTGAAGGCGGAATATTTGTACCGATTTGCTCTGTTTGTCGATTGGCCGCCCGAGGCGTTTCCAGGTGCGAATACCCCGATTACGATCGGCGTGCTGGGCAACGATCCATTCGGAAAACGTCTCGATGAAGTCGTGAAAAACGAAAAGGTTCATGGCCGTGAACTGCACGTTGAACGCTTTGGTCGCGTGGAAGAGATAATCCGGCTGGCTGCGGAAAAGAATAAAGTGTGTCATATCCTTTTCATCAGCCAGTCTGAGTCGGGAAAGCTCGACAACATCCTGGCCGGCTTGAAGGGCCGGCACATTTTGACGGTGGGCGAGAGCAACCGCTTCGCTGAACGCGGCGGCATTGTCGGTTTTGTGATGAAAGAAAGGAAAGTTCGGTTCAAGCTCAACATGGTCATTGCGACCGGGGAAAAGCTGACCATCAGCGCGCAGTTGCAGGGCGTCGCGGCGGAGTTGATCCAAGAGAAAAAGGACGAGTAA